The Halorussus rarus genome includes the window CGCCGACAGAGACGACGTGTTCGCGCGGCGCTACGCCTACGACGACGCCGAGGTACTCGTGGCGGACCTCGGTATGACCGGCGAGGCGTCCGTGGACGTCCTCGAGGGCGACGCTATCGTCGTCTTCGAGGACGAGGATGGCCCCCGGCAGCTGGAGCTCGAGCTCCCGGAGGAGGGGGCGGAAGCGTTTATCACCAACGGCGTACTCACTATCGAGGTGGGACTATGAAACTCACTGTCAAGCCGTTGAAGCAGAAGGACGCCGGGCGCGGACTCGCCGCCATCGACCGCCAGTCGATGCACGAGCTCGGCGTCGAGAACGGCGACTACATAGTCATCGAGGGGAAGAACCAGGGCCGGGCGGTCGCCCGGGTCTGGCCGGGCTACCCCGAGGACGAGGGCCGCGGTGTCGTCCGCATCGACGGGCAGCTCCGCCAGGAGGCCGGCGTCGGCATCGACGACAAGGTCACCATCGAGAAGGCCGACGTCAAGCCCGCCTCCTCGGTGACCATCGCGCTCCCCCAGAACCTCCAGATTCGGGGGGACATCACGCCCCACATCCGGGACAAGCTCAGCGGACAGGCCATCACGCAGGGCCAGAACGTCCCGTTCGGCTTCGGCCTGATGGGGATGGGCTCGGGCCAGTCCATCCCGCTGAAGGTCGCCAGCACCGACCCCGAGGGGACGGTCGTCGTCACCGACTCGACCGAGATCAACATCAGCGAGCGCGCCGCCGAGGAGATCGCGCAGGGCGGCGCGGGCAGCCCCGAAGGCACGCCCAGCGTCGCCTACGAGGACATCGGCGGCCTCGAGGGCGAACTCGAGCAGGTCCGGGAGATGATCGAGCTCCCGATGCGCCACCCCGAGCTGTTCAGCCGGCTCGGCATCGACCCGCCGAAGGGCGTGCTGCTCCACGGCCCGCCCGGCACGGGCAAGACCCTGATGGCGAAGGCCGTCGCCAACGAGATCGACGCCCACTTCCAGACCATCTCGGGCCCCGAGATCATGTCGAAGTACTACGGGGAGTCCGAGGAGAAGCTCCGCGAGGTGTTCGAGGAGGCCGAGCAGAACGCGCCGGCCATCATCTTCATCGACGAGCTCGACTCCATCGCCCCGAAGCGCGACGAGGCCGGCGGCGACGTGGAACGCCGCGTCGTGGCCCAGCTGCTCTCGCTGATGGACGGCCTCGAATCGCGGGGCGAAGTGACCGTCATCGCGGCCACGAACCGCGTCGACGCCATCGACCCCGCGCTGCGGCGGCCCGGCCGGTTCGACCGCGAGATCGAGATCGGCGTGCCGGACCGCGAAGGCCGGCTCGAGATCCTGCAGGTCCACACCCGCGGGATGCCGCTGGCCGACGGCGTCGACCTCGAGGCGTACGCCGACAACACCCACGGCTTCGTCGGCGCGGACTTAGAGAACCTCGCAAAGGAGGGCGCGATGAACGCGCTCCGGCGCATCCGGCCCGAGATCGACCTCGAGTCCGAGGAGATCCCGGCCGACGTGCTCGACTCGCTGCAGGTCACCGAACGGGACTTCAAGGAGGCCCTGAAGGGCATCGAGCCCTCGGCGCTCCGGGAGGTCTTCGTCGAGGTGCCCGACGTCACCTGGGACCAGGTCGGCGGCCTGGAGGACACCAAAGAGCGCCTCCGGGAGACCATCCAGTGGCCGCTCGAGTACCCAGAGGTGTTCGCGGAGCTGGACATGCAGGCCGCCAAGGGCGTGCTGATGTACGGCCCGCCCGGCACGGGCAAGACCCTGATGGCGAAGGCCGTCGCCAACGAGGCCGACAGCAACTTCATCTCGATCAAGGGGCCCGAGCTCCTGTCGAAGTGGGTCGGCGAGTCCGAGAAGGGCGTCCGCGAGGTGTTCAGCAAGGCCCGGGAGAACGCCCCGACGGTGGTGTTCTTCGACGAGATCGACTCCATCGCCACCGAGCGCGGGAGCGGCGGAGGCGGCGGCTCGCAGGTCAGCGAGCGCGTCGTCTCCCAGCTGCTGACCGAGCTCGACGGGCTCGAGGAGCTCGAGGACGTCGTGGTCATCGCCACCTCGAACCGGCCCGACCTCATCGACAGCGCGCTGCTGCGGCCCGGTCGGCTGGACCGCCACGTCCACGTGCCGGTGCCCGACGAGGACGCGCGGCGCGCCATCTTCGAGGTCCACACCCGCGACAAGCCCGTCGCCGACGACGTCGACCTCGACTGGCTCGCCGGCGAGACCGAGGGCTACGTCGGCGCCGACATCGAGGCGGTCACCCGCGAGGCGTCGATGGCCGCCAGTCGAGAGTTCATCCACAGCGTGGACCCCGAGGAGATCGGCGAGAGCGTCGGGAACGTCCGCATCAACCGCGAGCACTTCGAGCAGGCGCTCGACGAGGTGACGCCCAGCGTCACCGAGGAGACCAAGGAGCGCTACGACGAGATCGAAGAGCAGTTCGACTCGGCCGAGCCCGAGACCGAGCAGGACCAGCTGGGTCGGACGTTCCAGTAGAACCTTTTGCTGCGTCCTCGTGAGCGCAGCGAACGAGGGCTCGGGACGGCTTCGCCGTCCCGGCGGGTGCGGCCTGAACGCCGCACCCTGGCAAAACTTTCATGAAAAACACTGCGGTCGTCCCTGCGTCTTCGGCGCGGAGCGCCGAAGGCTCGGAGGACCGAAGGTCCTCCGGTGGTCCTCCCTTGGTCCGCTCGCTCACTCCGTTCGCTCGCGGTGAGTAACGGTGTACTCCGGCGGTATGATGATTTTTCAAGAATGGAACGACAGACCCGAGCGTATCGACTGCTGATTCCCGACAAATAGCACCGACTACTCCAATTTCTCGGCAGCCCCGCGTTCCACGAGGGGCTCCGCGTTCGCTTCCGGTAACGTCACCACATCCTCGCTTTCGAGGTCGTAGGTGCGCTCGTCGACGCCGAAAATCTCGCCGACGTCGTCGGTGATCCGGATGGTAGTTCGCTCGTCGAGCCCCGCCATCGGGTCGTCCGAGTCGGCATCTGCGTCTGCATCGGAGGCCGACGTGGAGGGTGCCGCTCCGTCGCCTGGCTCGGACGACTGCTCGGAGTCGGGTCCGTCGGCGACCGCAACCGCCTCGGCTGCCCCGGGGCGCGCGTCATCGTCGGCTGCCGCGCCGCCACCCGACGCGGTGCTCCCAGAAGCCGCGTCGGTCGTGTCGTCGCCGCCCATCACGTCGGCGGCGCTCACGTCTTCACCGGAGTCGCTTGTGTCCGACGAGTCCGCGCTCGCCGAAGGCGGGTCGCCGGGATCCGGAGTAGACTCCTCGGCGGGCGCGCCGCTGCCGGGGTCGGGCGTCGGTTCGGTCCCCGACTCGGCGTCGGCGGGCGTGGGCGTCGGCGACGAGTCGACGGGGTCGGCCTCGCCGGCCAGGATGTCGAGCACGTCCTGCTTGTTCTCCTCGATGCGGTCGACCAGTTCGCCGAACAGCTCCTGCTCCTCGCTGGTCAGGCCGTCCTCGTCGGCTGGCATCCCCGCGGCGGCGAGGCTGGCGCGCTTGACGATCTTGCCGACGCGGCGCTCGTAGATGGCCTCCACCACGTCCTCGGCGGTGTTTATCTCGTCGGTCAACTGCTCGACCTCGGGGTCGTCGAACGGGCTGTCGGCCCGCTCGGCCGCGCGCTCGCGCTGGTCCTTGAGGTCGGCGATGTAGTCGGCGACGTCGGCGTAGAACGACTCCCGCAGGTGCTGGAGGCTGTCCTTCGACCGCTCCTTGCTCTGTACCGTGCGGAGTTCGTCCAGATTCATCGTCGTCCTGTCATAGCCGTTCCGTCGCGTTCGTCGGTGGAGTCGCGTCGTTCGGTCGGTCTGGGGCGCCGCGCGAGGGCGCGCGGCGGCCGTCGCGTCGGTCGAATCGCCGCGTCGTCGGTCCGCCCTCCGTCATTCGCGGCCCTTCTCGGCCCGGCCGCGCGCCATCAGGAAGACGGCCACGTATTCGGGAACCGATACGTCACCGGCCGAGAGGGTAAAGCTTTCGTCGTTGAGCTCGACCGGTCCGGGCTCGGTCACCTCGACCGCCACCTCGTGGCCCTCGAACGTCTCGGGCACCGGGTCGCGCAAGGGGTCGAAGTCGCCGACCTCGTCTCGGGGGATGCGGGTCACTTCGAGGCCGGTGCCGCCGTGGAGGCTGCCCGGCAGCCGGATGAGCCGCCGGAGGTCGGTGGTGACGGGCTCGTCGATGGCCGCCGACTGCTCGGCGACCACCCGCTCGGTCGTCACCTTCGCGAGCTGGCGGATGCCCGGCCCGCCGCGCTCGACGTTCCCGCTCGCGAGCTCCTCGTAGTCCTCCGAGACGGCACCGAGGATGGTCTTCGCCCGGCCGTCGCCGATGCGGTCGAACTCCTTGAGGCGGTCGAGGGCGTCCTCGTCGTCCATCGCGAGCAGCTCGTCGGCCAGCGCGAGGAGTTCGCGGTGGACCCGGCGGCCCCACCCGCCGTCCTTCTTGAGCACCCGGCGGGTGGCGGTGCCGCCCATCTCGGTGCGCTGGATGGCGTCGAGGTCGATGCCCTCGCCGCGGATGTAGTCGACGACCTCCCGGCGCTCGTCCCGGTCGAGGTCGCGGACGCCCTCGTCGCGCACGTGGACGTGGTACCCGCGGCCGCCCGAGAAGACGACCGTCAGGTCCTCGAACCCGAAGTCGGCGTCGAGGAGGTCGATGAGGTTCTCGACCTCGGCCTTCCCCGCGGCGAGCATCTCGCCGTAGGCGTCGCGCTGGGGGTCGACCCCCGAGAGGTGGTCGGCGTCGATGTCGAAGACGAGGTCGGAGTCGCGCCACCCCTTGGCCTCCATGTCGTCGGCGCCGGGGTCGTCGTAGCGCCCGGCCGAGAAGTAGACGTGGCGCGGGCGCTCGCGCCGGAGGAAGTCGCCGAGGTCCCCGAGCTCCAGCAGCGACTGGTGGCGGACCATGGTCGTCGGCCCCGCGGTCCAGGGGATGTAGCCCCACTCGCGGGCCTCGTGGTCCGGCGGCGGGGACACCTCCGACCGGCGGTAGTGGTCCCGGAACCGGCCGCGGAGGTACGCCCGGGTGCGCTCTTCCATGCTGTCTCGTCCATGCTCGGGCCGCGTCTAAAAGCGTTGTCTATCGCCGCGAGGGTGGTGTTTGGGAACTGGCGTGACGGAGAACTCGGGCGATTTCTGGTCAGGGATTGAGAGAACGAGGTAGTGATTTCGTTTCCGAAAGCCCCCGCCCGGTCGCGGTCGCTGCTGGACATATCCTCGGCTCGCTCCGCTCGCCTCGGATAGCGGTCCCGCAGACGACCAGGTAAACGCGACCGGGCGGCCCCTTTCAGTCCACCCAAACGGTGGTGTGGCCTGTCGAGCGCTTCCGAGTGTATGGTTCTCCCGTCGTCGCTGGTCGAAAGTAAACTCCGCCATCACTTCTTATCAAAACGGCAGCAGCGGTCCGACGACAGCGAGAACCACCAGACCGAGCGCGAGGACCGACGCGCCGTGGACGACCGCCGACTGCGCGACCGGCGACAGTGAGACACCCGCGCGGTCGGCCACCTCGCGGAGCGCGAGCGCCAGCACCCGGCCCCCGTCGAACATCGAGACCGGGAGGGCGTTCAGCAGGGCGAAGTTGGCGTTCAACAGCGCCAGCCAGAAGCAGAAGTTCGTGAGGGCGCCGAGCGCGCCCAGCGTCGCGGCGGTCGGGGGCGCCCCGCCGACCAGCGCCCACCCGAAGTACGCCATGTAGGTCTCGCGCGGACCGGCCGCGAGCGGCGAGTAGAGGACCGCGAGCGCGGCGACGGCGACCACGAGGTTGTGGAAGACCCCGACCGCGTACAGTCGCATCCGGGCGCCCACTGGGGCGCGGTCGATGGCCGCTGCCGGCAGCACGTACGCCGCGACCGGGAGGACGCCGAGCAGCAGCGCGACGCCCCACTCCTCGACCTCGACGCCGGCGCGTCGACACGCGACGGCGTGGCCGACCTCGTGGACGACGGTGGCGACGACCAGGCCGGCGACGACGTAGGGCGCGGCAGCGACCGGCATGAAGTCGTTGAGACCCGGCACCGCCACGGTGTTGGCGGGGTCGTTGAGCGGGGTCACCCGGGGCTGGCCGAGGGCCCGCCACGCCGCGACCGAGAGCAGCGCCATCCCGCCGACCTGGAGCGCGAGCAGGGCGGCGACGCCGGCGTCGGTCCACCGGTCCCACGCCGGGTGGCTCGCCGCCGCATCGAGCAGGTCGGGGGTCGCCGTCGAGAACAGGTAGAGGGTCAGGAGGCCGACCTTCACCGGGCCGGGGAGCGCGCGGTTCAGCCGCGCCTCGACGCGGTCGAGACGCTCGCGTGCCGGAGGCGACATGACCGATTTGGCGCACGTTCGGCACATAATTGTTCTGGCAGCCCTAGAGAAATTCCGATTCGCCTCATGAAGAGACGCCGATGACAGGACCCGAGACGCCCGAGCGGTACGAATCAGGTCGGCACCGAATCGTCGCGGCGTCGTAGTTTGTTAGTGAGACGAAACTACTACATTTTTAACCCGTGCCTTGAAAATGACAGGCGCATGTCTCCAAACCGCTTGCCGCACCGCCGACGGAGCGCTCTGCTCGTCGGCGCCGTCGGTCTCCTCCTGACCGCCGGGTGTCTCGGGTCCGTCGGGACCTCGGTCGACGACCCCCGGTCGGTCGCCAGGCAGGTCGACGCGCGCTACGACTCGCTCGACGAGTACCGAACGACGATAGAGCGAACCGTCTCGGTCGGCGACAGCACCGCCACGACGCGGGCGACCCTCCGCTTCGTGAAGGACGAGTCGCTCCGCATCGCCTACGAGACCGGCCCGCGAGCGGGCACCGTCACGGTCGTCGACGATCCGACGCCGTCGACGCTGCTCGCCACCGACGCGGCCCAGGCCGAGACCGCCGTGGGCGAGACGCCCGCCTCGTACGGCGCGGTCGCCGCGAACCTGGTCCGGACGAACAACGTCACCTACAGCGGGACGACCGTCCTCGACGGCCGGGCCGCCGTGGTGCTCGCGCTCGAACCGACCGCCAACGAGACGGCCACCAACCTGGTCGAGCGCCGGGTCTGGATCGACGCCGAGCGCCGCGTCCCGCTCCGGGTCGTCTCGACGTGGCGGGGTGAGTCGGGCGAGATAACCGAGACGCTCCGGTTCACCAACACCTCGCTCTCGGTGGCGAACGCGACGCCGACCGACGGGAGGGTCGCGGCGTGAAGCCGAGCCAGCCCTCCGTCGTGGACCGCCTCGGCGGGCCGGTCGTCGTCTTCGGCGTGCTCGGCCTGCTGGTCGGCGCGGCGGTCGCGCCGTTCGCCTGGAACGCCGCGACGGCGCCCGACGGCACGGTCGCGGTCATCGAGGTCCACGGGACCATCACCGGCGACACCGCGGCTGCCACCGTCGCGGACCTGCGCGAGGCCCGGCAGAACGACTCGATAAAGGCCGTCACGCTCGACATCAACACCCGCGGGGGGACGGCGTCAGCCAGCGAACAGCTGTACCTCGCGGTCAAGCGGACCGAACAGGTGATGCCGGTCACGGTCAGCGTGACCGGGTCGGCGGCCTCGGGCGGTTACTACACGGCCTCCCCGGCCGACCGCATCTTCGTCACGCCCGCGAGCACCGTCGGTAGCGTCGGCGTCCGGGCGGTCGTCCCGTCACAGCAGGAGATAGCCGGCCAGATAGCGAGCGGCCCCGACAAGGTCTCGTCCGCGACCGAGGCCGAGGTCCGGCGCCGGGTCGAGACGCTCCGGCGCGCGTTCGTCGGTTCCGTCGTCGCCGAGCGCGGCGACGCGCTCGAACTCACCGCCGAGGAGATCTCCTACGCGAAGCTCTACGCCGGCTCCCGGGGCATCGAGGTCGGCCTCGCCGACGAGGTCGGCGGCCTCGACGCCGCGATCGCTGCGTCGGCCGAGCGAGCCGACCTCTCGGACTACCGGACCGTCCGGATGGAGTCGCCGACCCCGAGCGTCCTCAGCCAGATCGGGCTCAGCAGCTCCGCCGAGACGTCGGCGACCGGCGCGGCGACCCGCGTCGACAGCGTCCAGTACCTGATGCTCCACGGACAGCTCCACCGACCGACCGCGGAAACACAGGAGGTGACTCCGAATGCAACGAACTGACCTGCTCAAGGGCGTCGGGGCGTTCGCGCTGATAGCCGTCGTCGTCATCGGCAGCACGGTGGCGGTCGGCACGCTCACCGGCGGCCCGACCGACGCGTCCGCGGCGCCGAACGCCACGGCGTTCACGTCCGAATCGCTGCAAGCCACGCCGGTCGCCGACGACGGGACGGTCGCCGTGCCCGACGCCGGCGAGTCGAAGACGGTCGTCGTCGACCGGAGCCACGCCAACGCCGTGGAGAAGGGCCAGATACAGCCGCTGGTCGACGCGCTCATCGCCGGCGGTCACGACGTCCGGTTCCACAGCGGCGCCGGGCAGAGCTACAGCGCGCTCTCGGCCGGGTCCTCAGGGTCGTCGCTCAACGCGACGCTCCGGTCGGCAGACGCCTTCGTCGTCATGAATCCCGGGAGCGCCTACAGCGAGAGCGAGATAGACGCCATCGAGGCGTTCGCCGAGGCGGGCGGCCGGGTGCTCGTGCTGGCCGACCCGGTCGGCTCCTCGGGGTCGTCGGGGACGTCTCTCCCGCTGATCGGCAGCAGTTCGACGTCGTCGGTGACCCCCGGTCAGCCGACGAACCTCGCCGCGCGGTTCGACGTCTCGTTCGACACCGGCTACCTGTACGACATGGCGGATAACGCGAACCACTTCCAGAGCGTCTACGTCAACGGAACCGGGAGCGACCCGCTGACGGCCGGGACCGACCGCGTCGTGCTTCGGAGGGCGGCCGCGCTGACGCTCGGCCCGGAGGCGACGCCGCTGTTCGAGGCCGAGAGTACTCGGCTCTCCGCGACCCGCCGGGAGGGCGACCACGCGGTCGCGGCCCGGAACGGGAACCTGACCGCGGTCGGCGACACCGACTTCCTCGCGCCAGCGAGCGCGACCGTCGCGGACAACGACGCGTTCGTCGGGAACCTCGCGAGCTTCCTCGTGACCGGCGAGAAGCGGTCGGGCGTGCCCGCCGCGGGCGGTTCGACCGGGGCCGGTACGAGCACGAGGTACGGCGGCGGACTGCCCACACAGACCGGCGACGCGTCGGGCAACTCGACGTCGACCTGAATCTACCGGCTATTCTCTTTCGATGGTTCGCGGACGGTGTCACGGCGAAGTAGCAGCGCTGAGCGAAGTAACACTCCGGCAGTGAGGAAGTGAGAGCCGACTACCGGCGGCCGTTCGCGGGTCGACCGGCGCGCCGGTCACCCGCGCATGAACTCCGAGAGCTTCTCGGTGAGCCCGCCGTTCCCGCCGAGCTTCAGGTAGTAGGCGTCGCCGCCGTCCTCGTAGTAGTTCTGGATGTGGCGCTCGACCTCGAACCCCAGGTGCTCGTAGAAGCCCAGCGCGTTCTCGTTGCTGGCGCGGGCGTGGCAGGTGATGCTCTCGTGGTTCTCGGCGACCCGGCCCACGAGGCGCTTGCCCACGCCCTCTCCCCGGAACTCGGGCGCGACCGCGAGAAAGAGGATGTAGCCGTCGCGCCGGACCGCGGCGAACCCCATCAGCTGCTCGTCGGCGTCGTCGCGCGTCACGAGGAGGTGGACCGTCGAGCGCCGGTAGGCGTCGGTGAAGAAGCCCTTGCGCTGTTTCAGCACGTCCTCGGACTGCCGGATGTGCTCTTTGAGCTCCCACGCCCCGTCGACGTAACTGTCGTCACCGGGGCGAGCGATTTCGGTGTCGACGTTGACGCTCACTAGTTTGGCGTAGGTTCGTGGCCAATATAATTCCACCGCCCCGAGGTTCGAGCGGCCGGGCCGTGGCGCCGGTCAGCGCGCCCGTGCGACCGAGACGGCGGGATGTCGACGCGAGGGGAGTCGACCGAGCGGGCGGAATGTCGACGAGAAGGGACTCGTCCGAGATGGCGAGACCTTTCCGACGGCGCCGCGTGGCGTGGCGTATGAGCTACGAACTCCGCGACCACACCGCGGACGTCGCGGTCGAGGCGACGGGGCCGACGCTCGGCGGGGCCTTCGCCGCGGCGGCCGACGGGATGGCGGCCGCGATGTGCGAGGAGGTCCCCGCGTCGGGTGGCGAGCGGTTCGACGTCGAGGTCCGGGCCGAGGGCCGCGAGGCGCTGCTGTTCGACTACCTCGACGAACTCATCTACGAGCGAGACGTCCGCGGCGTCCTGCCGGTGGACAACGAGGCCGTCGTCCGACGGGAGGCCGACGAGTGGACGCTGACGGGGAGCGCCCGCGGCGTCCCGCTGGCGGGCCTGGGGGCGCGCGACCTCAAGGCGGTCACCTACTCCGAGATGGCCCTGGATGAGACCGACGACGGCTGGCGGGCGTACGTGGTCTTCGACGTGTGACCGACTGCTTCGACGAGTGACGGTCCAATCGGGTTGCGCGGATGATACCCGGTGCCCGGATGGACGCGGGACTTTTACGCCGCCTCGGTCAAACTCAACCGTTATGAACTGGCGACGGCGGTGCGTCTGCTCGCTCGCGGCACTTCTCGCGGTCTCCGGGACCGCCAGCGCGCACGTCAAGTACGTGGTCGACAGCGCGGCGGACGTCGGGGACGCGCTCGCGTTCCTGGCGGAGGTGGTCTCGGAGCCGTTCAACGCCGCGCTCCTCGGCGGGGGCGGCCTCGCCGTCGCCGTCGCACTCGTCGCCTACCTCCGATTCCGACCGGCCGAGCGCGACCTCGAAGTGCTGCGCGAGACGCTCCGGGGGTACGACGACCTCGTGCCGTGGATGCTCCGGCTCTCGATCGGCCTGCCGCTGGTCGGCGCGGGGTTCGCGGGCTACTTCTTCAGCCCGGTCGTCAATGCCGAGGCGAGGGTCCTCCAGGTCGCCGTCGGGTTCCTCCTGCTGTTCGGACTGGCGACGCGGGCGGTGGCGCTGGTCGGGCTGGGCGCGTACCTCGTCGGCCTGCTCGCCGAGCCCGCGCTCGTGCTCGCCAGCGAGTACGTCGGCGGCTTGCTGGCCGTCGCGCTACTGGGCGGCGGCCGACCCAGCGCCGACCACATGCTCCAGCGGGTCGCCGACGCCGAGGGAACCCTCTACGGGCGCTTCGATCCGGTCCACCGCGCGTCGTCGTGGCTGAACGACCGGACCGCCTCGCGGCGGCGGTACGCTCCCACGCTAGTTCGGCTGGCGCTGGGGTTCAACTTCTTCTACCTGGGATTCACCCAGAAGCTGTTCGCGCCGGGCCCGGCGCTCGCGGTGGTCGAGAAGTACGACCTGACGGCCGTGGTGCCGGTCGACGCGGGCCTGTGGGTCGTCGGCGCGGGGCTGACCGAGATGGCCGTGGGCGCGGCGCTGTTCGCCGGCCTGTTCACCCGCGCGACCGCGGCCACCGCGTTCACCATGCTCACGCTGACGCTGTTCGGGCTGGCCGACGACCCCGTGCTGGCCCACGTCTCGCTGTTCGGCATGGTGTCGATGCTGTTCATCACGGGGTCGGGGCCGCTCGCTGTCGACAGCTGGCTCCGGGAGTTCGCGTCTGGTGACAGGTCCCACGCCGGAGCGGATGGCGAAACCACTTCGGCGTCCGCGCCCAACGGACGGGTATGACCACGGACGACGCGGAAGACACCACCTACGAGGCGGGCGACGTGACGCTCCACGAGGTCCGCGACTACGTCTGGGAGATTCCACAAGAGGGCGACATGCGCGTCCCGGCGCGCGTGCTGGCCAGCGAGACCCTGCTGGACCAGATCGCCGACGACAAGACCCTCGAACAGCTCAAGAACTCCACCCACCTGCCCGGCGTCCGGAAGTACAACGTCTGCATGCCCGACGGCCACCAGGGGTACGGCTTCCCGGTCGGCGGCGTGGCCGGCATCGACGCCCAGGACGGCTGCATCTCGCCGGGAGCGGTCGGCTACGACATCAACTGCGGCGTCCGGATGCTGAAGACCGACCTCAGTTACGAGGACGTACAGGGACGTGAGGAGGAACTGGTCGACGCCCTCTTCGCGAACATCCCCTCGGGCCTCGGCGGGGGCGGCGTCGTTGAGGGTGACATCGACACCGTCGAGGCCATCCTCGACCGCGGGATGGAGTGGGCCCTCGAGGAGGGCTGGGCGGTCGAGGAGGACCTCGCCCACTGCGAGGACGAGGGCGTGCGCCACGACAGCGACCCCGCGAAGGTCTCCCAGAAGGCAAAGGACCGCGGGAAGAATCAGATCGGGAGCCTCGGGTCGGGCAACCACTTCCTCGAGGTCCAGCGTGTCACCGACACCTACCTCGACGACGTGGCCGACGCCTACGGGCTCGAGGAGGACCAGATCGTGGTGCTCATCCACTGCGGGAGCCGCGGGCTGGGCCACCAGGTCTGCACCGACTACCTCCGGGACATCGAGAAGGCCCACGCCGGCCTACTCTCGCAGCTCCCGGACAAGGAGCTCGCGGCCGCCCCGGCCGGGAGCCAGCTCGCCGAGGACTACTACGACGCGATGTGCGCCTCGATAAACTTCGCGTGGGTCAACCGCCAGCTCATCATGCACCGGACCCGGCAGGTGTTCGAGAAGGTGTTCGGCTCCGACTGGGAGTCGCTCGGGATGGACCTGCTGTACGACGTGGCCCACAACATCGCGAAGAAGGAGACTCATACCGTGGAAGATGGGGAAGAGCGGGAGCTCTACGTCCACCGGAAGGGCGCGACCCGGGCCTTCCCGGCGGGCCACGAGGAGGTCCCCGGCGCGTACCTCGACGTGGGCCAGCCCATCATCATCCCCGGCAGCATGGGCGCCGGCAGCTACGTCCTCCGGGGCGGCGAGGCGTCGATGGACCTGACGTTCGGCTCGACCGCCCACGGCGCGGGCCGGACCATGAGCCGGACGCAGGCCAAGCAGGACTACTGGGGCGGCGACGTCCAGGACGAACTCGAGCAGGAGCACATCTACGTCAAGGC containing:
- a CDS encoding GNAT family N-acetyltransferase, which codes for MSVNVDTEIARPGDDSYVDGAWELKEHIRQSEDVLKQRKGFFTDAYRRSTVHLLVTRDDADEQLMGFAAVRRDGYILFLAVAPEFRGEGVGKRLVGRVAENHESITCHARASNENALGFYEHLGFEVERHIQNYYEDGGDAYYLKLGGNGGLTEKLSEFMRG
- a CDS encoding archease, with translation MSYELRDHTADVAVEATGPTLGGAFAAAADGMAAAMCEEVPASGGERFDVEVRAEGREALLFDYLDELIYERDVRGVLPVDNEAVVRREADEWTLTGSARGVPLAGLGARDLKAVTYSEMALDETDDGWRAYVVFDV
- a CDS encoding DoxX family protein, with the protein product MNWRRRCVCSLAALLAVSGTASAHVKYVVDSAADVGDALAFLAEVVSEPFNAALLGGGGLAVAVALVAYLRFRPAERDLEVLRETLRGYDDLVPWMLRLSIGLPLVGAGFAGYFFSPVVNAEARVLQVAVGFLLLFGLATRAVALVGLGAYLVGLLAEPALVLASEYVGGLLAVALLGGGRPSADHMLQRVADAEGTLYGRFDPVHRASSWLNDRTASRRRYAPTLVRLALGFNFFYLGFTQKLFAPGPALAVVEKYDLTAVVPVDAGLWVVGAGLTEMAVGAALFAGLFTRATAATAFTMLTLTLFGLADDPVLAHVSLFGMVSMLFITGSGPLAVDSWLREFASGDRSHAGADGETTSASAPNGRV
- a CDS encoding RtcB family protein is translated as MTTDDAEDTTYEAGDVTLHEVRDYVWEIPQEGDMRVPARVLASETLLDQIADDKTLEQLKNSTHLPGVRKYNVCMPDGHQGYGFPVGGVAGIDAQDGCISPGAVGYDINCGVRMLKTDLSYEDVQGREEELVDALFANIPSGLGGGGVVEGDIDTVEAILDRGMEWALEEGWAVEEDLAHCEDEGVRHDSDPAKVSQKAKDRGKNQIGSLGSGNHFLEVQRVTDTYLDDVADAYGLEEDQIVVLIHCGSRGLGHQVCTDYLRDIEKAHAGLLSQLPDKELAAAPAGSQLAEDYYDAMCASINFAWVNRQLIMHRTRQVFEKVFGSDWESLGMDLLYDVAHNIAKKETHTVEDGEERELYVHRKGATRAFPAGHEEVPGAYLDVGQPIIIPGSMGAGSYVLRGGEASMDLTFGSTAHGAGRTMSRTQAKQDYWGGDVQDELEQEHIYVKAQSGATVAEEAPGVYKDVDEVVRVSDALGIGDKVARTFPVCNIKG